A portion of the Acidimicrobiales bacterium genome contains these proteins:
- a CDS encoding HAMP domain-containing sensor histidine kinase: MLELSTGTALAVAAGGGALVVLLAALLVRSVRQWRAASRRLTAVASRLEAPGAPPSEDRDVVGRVERLAQGAVLRLSDADARAERLAGALSAVGVGVVVCDETGDVIHDGAGEVAAGGAVADAVRAVLAKAVDGRAAERTVDLAGPPPRSLRVTGRPVDDGRRVVGGVAVVDDVTERRRFDVVRRDFLANLTAELKAPLGALGLLAGTIVAEDDPALTRRLAARLEADALRVGRMVDDLAELSRLESGALPAREPVSVHLVVAQAVERALAAAPGRAVSVDAAPAPSGLAVAGDRRQLVSALGHLVENAVVAAGDEGTVRVKVTGGAEWVDVAVADDGPGIPAAELGRVFEAFYRTGDARERSAAGTGLGLAIASRVAAAAGGEVLASSEVGRGSTFTLRLPAAADGGSGAPAARLEAG; this comes from the coding sequence ATGTTGGAGCTCTCCACGGGCACGGCGCTCGCCGTCGCCGCCGGTGGCGGCGCCCTCGTGGTCCTGCTGGCCGCGCTGCTCGTCCGCTCGGTCCGCCAGTGGCGCGCCGCATCCCGCCGGCTGACCGCCGTCGCCTCGCGCCTGGAGGCGCCCGGCGCGCCACCGTCGGAGGATCGTGACGTGGTCGGCCGCGTCGAGCGGCTGGCCCAGGGCGCCGTCCTGCGGCTGAGCGACGCCGATGCGCGGGCCGAGCGCCTGGCCGGGGCGCTGAGTGCCGTCGGGGTCGGCGTGGTGGTCTGCGACGAGACGGGCGACGTGATCCACGACGGCGCCGGCGAGGTGGCCGCCGGAGGCGCCGTGGCCGACGCCGTGCGCGCCGTCCTGGCCAAGGCCGTCGACGGCCGGGCGGCCGAGCGCACGGTGGACCTGGCCGGCCCGCCGCCCCGGTCGCTGCGGGTCACCGGCCGGCCCGTCGACGACGGGCGGCGGGTCGTCGGCGGCGTGGCGGTCGTCGACGACGTGACGGAACGCCGGCGGTTCGACGTCGTCCGGCGGGACTTCCTGGCGAACCTCACGGCCGAGCTGAAGGCGCCCCTGGGCGCGCTCGGGCTGCTGGCCGGCACCATCGTGGCCGAGGACGACCCGGCGCTCACCCGTCGCCTGGCCGCCCGGCTCGAGGCCGACGCGCTGCGGGTGGGGCGCATGGTCGACGACCTCGCCGAGCTGAGCCGTCTGGAGTCGGGCGCCCTGCCCGCCCGCGAGCCGGTGTCCGTGCACCTGGTGGTGGCACAGGCGGTGGAGCGCGCCCTTGCCGCCGCCCCGGGGCGGGCCGTGTCGGTGGACGCCGCGCCCGCCCCGTCCGGCCTCGCCGTGGCGGGCGACCGGCGCCAGCTCGTGTCCGCCCTGGGCCACCTGGTGGAGAACGCGGTGGTGGCGGCGGGCGACGAAGGGACCGTCCGGGTGAAGGTGACGGGGGGTGCCGAATGGGTGGACGTGGCGGTGGCCGACGACGGCCCCGGCATCCCCGCCGCCGAGCTGGGCCGGGTCTTCGAGGCGTTCTACCGCACGGGGGACGCCCGCGAGCGGTCGGCCGCCGGCACGGGGCTCGGCCTCGCCATCGCCTCCCGGGTGGCGGCGGCCGCCGGCGGCGAGGTGCTCGCCTCGTCCGAGGTGGGCCGGGGGTCGACCTTCACCCTCCGCCTCCCGGCCGC
- a CDS encoding trypsin-like peptidase domain-containing protein: MSDDSGRGSWSWGPPEDDRPDDTAPLDTKVDEPPTAPGGQAVPPWAAAPPPARSPGSPAGPWIVIALVAAVIGALVGAGAAMLADDEGGRVESAGGTTTIPSFGNNTSNLAPPRDIQEVLARVQPGVVAVRSATFQGGGGFDLNPDPVQGAGTGMILSTEGDILTNAHVIEGATAIQVTLFGEREPRDATVVGADADADVAVLRLRDTSGLEGRPVQLGESGKVKVGDDVVAIGNALALPGGPTVTVGIVSALERSLGRLSNLIQTDAAINPGNSGGPLVNSDGEVIGINTAVLGQRAQNIGFAIAIDTVKPLIERLQSGEAAPAQGFLGVSTVTLTPEIRERLDFGPQAGAIVVEVVAGSPAAQAGLEANDVITRIGDQSIDTNANVQTAVRAHKPGDRVEVVWMRGEQELRATVVLGSRP; this comes from the coding sequence GTGAGCGACGACAGCGGACGGGGAAGCTGGTCCTGGGGACCCCCGGAGGACGACCGGCCCGACGACACCGCGCCGCTCGACACCAAGGTCGACGAGCCCCCCACCGCGCCGGGCGGGCAGGCGGTGCCGCCGTGGGCGGCTGCCCCGCCTCCGGCCCGGTCCCCGGGCTCGCCGGCCGGCCCGTGGATCGTGATCGCCCTGGTCGCGGCGGTCATCGGCGCCCTGGTCGGAGCGGGCGCCGCCATGCTGGCGGACGACGAGGGCGGCCGGGTGGAGTCGGCGGGCGGCACCACCACCATCCCGTCGTTCGGCAACAACACCAGCAACCTGGCCCCGCCCCGGGACATCCAGGAGGTGCTGGCCCGGGTCCAGCCCGGGGTCGTGGCGGTCCGCAGCGCCACCTTCCAGGGCGGCGGGGGCTTCGACCTCAACCCCGATCCCGTCCAGGGCGCGGGCACGGGCATGATCCTGTCGACCGAGGGCGACATACTCACCAACGCCCACGTCATCGAGGGCGCCACCGCCATCCAGGTCACCCTGTTCGGCGAGCGCGAGCCGCGCGACGCCACGGTGGTGGGCGCCGACGCCGACGCCGACGTCGCCGTCCTCCGGCTGCGTGACACCTCGGGGCTCGAGGGCCGGCCCGTGCAGCTGGGCGAGTCGGGCAAGGTGAAGGTGGGCGACGACGTGGTCGCCATCGGCAACGCCCTGGCCCTTCCCGGCGGTCCCACCGTCACCGTCGGCATCGTGTCTGCCCTGGAGCGCTCCCTCGGCCGGCTGTCGAACCTCATCCAGACCGACGCCGCCATCAACCCCGGCAACTCGGGCGGGCCGCTCGTCAACAGCGACGGCGAGGTCATTGGCATCAACACCGCCGTGCTCGGCCAGCGGGCCCAGAACATCGGCTTCGCCATCGCCATCGACACCGTCAAGCCGCTGATCGAGCGCCTCCAGTCGGGCGAGGCGGCGCCCGCCCAGGGGTTCCTCGGCGTGAGCACCGTCACCCTCACGCCCGAGATCCGCGAGCGGCTGGACTTCGGGCCGCAGGCCGGAGCGATCGTGGTGGAGGTCGTGGCCGGCTCGCCGGCGGCCCAGGCCGGTCTCGAGGCCAACGACGTGATCACCCGGATCGGCGACCAGAGCATCGACACCAACGCCAACGTGCAGACGGCGGTGCGGGCCCACAAGCCGGGCGACCGGGTCGAGGTCGTCTGGATGCGCGGCGAGCAGGAGTTGCGGGCCACCGTCGTCCTCGGCTCCCGCCCGTAG
- a CDS encoding WhiB family transcriptional regulator produces MAQGKCRDVPPATFFPSDGVGVEIARRICAECPMQSPCLEYALRNRIDHGVWGGASERERRRIARRRRLERQTGPATVSDLR; encoded by the coding sequence ATGGCTCAGGGCAAGTGCAGGGACGTCCCGCCGGCCACGTTCTTCCCGAGCGACGGGGTCGGCGTCGAGATCGCGCGCCGCATCTGCGCCGAGTGCCCGATGCAGTCCCCCTGCCTGGAGTACGCGCTCCGCAACCGCATCGACCACGGCGTGTGGGGCGGAGCGTCGGAGCGGGAGCGGCGCCGCATCGCCCGCCGCCGGCGCCTGGAGCGCCAGACGGGGCCGGCGACCGTCAGCGACCTCCGCTGA